The following DNA comes from Triticum aestivum cultivar Chinese Spring chromosome 3D, IWGSC CS RefSeq v2.1, whole genome shotgun sequence.
CACACGCAACACAGTCGACCAAGTGAACGAGAAGGAAATCAAATTCCAAGAGACCGCAGCCTCTCAATCAATAGCTCATGGCAGCCGTGATGGCCTCCATAACCAGCGAGCTCCTTTTCTTCCTGCCCTTCATCCTCCTGGCCGTGCTCAGCTTCTACACCATTACGGTGGCTAAATGCCATGCCGGCCGGACGAAGAAGCGCCCGAAtctgccgcccggcgccgtcggTTGGCCCTTCATCGGCGAGACCTTCGGGTACCTCCGCGCGCATCCGGCCACCTCCATCGGCCAGTTCATGAACCAGCACATCGCACGGTCCGTACACACACATACATTCATACAAATACAAAGCATGCCAACACGCGTGAACGAACACTCGGGCTGAGGTCGCATGATATTGATGGTATATGTATATGGATGCAGGTACGGGAAGATATACCGGTCGAGCCTGTTCGGGCACCCGACGGTGGTGTCGGCGGACGCAGGGCTGAACCGGTACATCCTGCAGAACGAGGGGCGGTTGTTCGAGGTCAGCTATCCGCCAAGCATCGGCGGCATCCTGGGCAAATGGTCGATGCTGGTGCTCGTCGGCCACCACCACCGCGAGATGCGCTCCATCGCCCTCGACTTCCTCAGCTCCGTCCGCCTCCGCGCCGTGCTCCTCCCGGAGGTGGAGCGCCATACCCTCCTCGTACTCCGCGACTGGCTGCTTTCCACCTCCCCCGCCGTCTTCTCCGCCCAGCACGAAGCCAAGAAGGTAACTTGTAACTGACCTGCTATTGACTGCGCGCCATGCACAGCTCCTGCATGGCATGCACTTACATGCCGGCAGTGGTGTGGTGGTGGGCGGCGGTGTGGTCCATCCGTCCATGCAAGGTCGATGGATGGAACTGACAAAGTCGTACGCCCACAGTGGTGTGGTAGGCTTGTAGCAAATTAACAATGGATGGATCCGTTCGTGCAGTTCACTTATAACCTGATGGCGAAGAATCTCATGAGCATGGACCCCGGCGAGGAGGAGACTGAGGGGCTGAGGCTGGAGTACATCACGTTCATGAAGGGGGTGGTGTCTGCGGCCCTAAAATTCCCCGGGACGGCGTACTGGAAGGCCCTCaaggtacaacaacaacaacaacactcaGCAGTCAACgcactactagtagtactagctagctgtcCCTGTCTCTGTGCGCTTGGGTGAAGTATGACAAGGCACGATCTTCAACCAGTAGGCAGTTAGGCAATATCTTAATGATTGTGACATGTCAAATGTTCTCCCAACAAGTCCAAACAAAATTACTACATATgactttgctgcaattttattttttCTCTATCATAGAATAACACCATATAATTATTTACTATTTTTTCCGTGCAGTCCCGAGCCACCATACTTGGAGTAATCGAGAGGAAAATGGAGGAAAGGCTTGAGCAAATGAACAAGGAGGACTCGAGCACAGAAGCAGATGATCTTCTCGGGTGGGCATTGAAGCACTCTAATCTTTCAAAAGAGCAAATATTGGACCTCTTGCTGAGCTTGCTCTTTGCTGGGCATGAGACATCGTCAGTGGCACTTGCCCTCGCTATCTTCTTCCTCGAAGGTTGCCCTAAAGCTGTCAAAGAACTGCGGGTACAAATTCAGTTTACTATACCAATTCAAATTCAGTTGTACTAAACTGGACATAGCAAtctttcagaaaaaaaaaacacATTCAGTAGGCAAATTTTAACATGCTCCGTTTGACCCCCTCTTCTTACATgtgaggtaagaaggtaagagttaatcTGACCATTAATTAATGAGATCAATGGCTCAGATCTATTATATACTCTTACCTCTCATATGAAAAAAGgaggtaagagggagcatgttaaaactGCTCCATTCAGTATATACATGGATGGTGAAATGCACCAGAAATATCATGGAAATATTCACAGTGATCCATGGCCGTTCAGGGGGAGCATCTCGAGATTGCTAGGAGACAGAAGCTGAGAGGGGAGTGCAAATTGAGCTGGGAAGACTACAAAGAGATGGTTTTCACACAATGCGTAAGGCCCTTTTGATTCGTCTGTTTCCTCCCTCATAATATCAGTGCAAGATATATGTGTGTTGCTGCTTACTTTCCATGGGGAGATCACTGTCCATCTACAGTTTGATGCCAAGCCAAATTATCCGACTCCCCGAAAAGTTGGGGAGCACATTTCCTTGTTAGAGTAGTACTACTATAATAGCATCCTAGGTGTTGAGTGCGGTGTTTTGATGCTCGAGCACCAGGGAGACCGCTATTTTCAATATGTCAAAACGCCCATTTCAAAGTTTCAAAGCAATTAAAGAAATCCCACATGTGTTCCGCACCAACGTGTGAAAATTTGGTAGAAAGTATTGCGATTTGTAGGCTGTACAAAAAAAATTCTGGACCAACAACCGAAAATGTCAGCCCATTTTGGAActacatattttttttgtattCCACGTGCGAAAGTATAATGTTATAAAATTTTGCATATACATGTATATATGTCTGTGTGttcacaaaaaaaacaaaaaatttgattcTGTGGAAATTTGTATTTTGAAAACGAGCTCCCTGTAGCTCGGTCACCGTTGGCATTTTCCACGGTGTTGTGCTACTGTATGGAACTATACAATGTGCCAGTGTGCACCAAAATAGCATCTTCCGGTCCTACATATTCCAACTGCGGAACTCTCTTGTTTGCGAGTTAGTTCAAAAGTG
Coding sequences within:
- the LOC123075890 gene encoding cytochrome P450 90B2-like isoform X1 — encoded protein: MAAVMASITSELLFFLPFILLAVLSFYTITVAKCHAGRTKKRPNLPPGAVGWPFIGETFGYLRAHPATSIGQFMNQHIARYGKIYRSSLFGHPTVVSADAGLNRYILQNEGRLFEVSYPPSIGGILGKWSMLVLVGHHHREMRSIALDFLSSVRLRAVLLPEVERHTLLVLRDWLLSTSPAVFSAQHEAKKFTYNLMAKNLMSMDPGEEETEGLRLEYITFMKGVVSAALKFPGTAYWKALKSRATILGVIERKMEERLEQMNKEDSSTEADDLLGWALKHSNLSKEQILDLLLSLLFAGHETSSVALALAIFFLEGCPKAVKELRGEHLEIARRQKLRGECKLSWEDYKEMVFTQCVINETLRLGNVVRFLHRKVIRDVHYNGYDIPSGWKILPVLAAVHLDSSLYEDPNSFNPWRWKVSGNTSAMTHNSNFMPYGGGTRLCAGSELAKLEVAIFLHHLVLNFRWELAEPDQAFVYPFVDFPKGLPIRVHRIAQEGEE
- the LOC123075890 gene encoding cytochrome P450 90B2-like isoform X2 yields the protein MAAVMASITSELLFFLPFILLAVLSFYTITVAKCHAGRTKKRPNLPPGAVGWPFIGETFGYLRAHPATSIGQFMNQHIARYGKIYRSSLFGHPTVVSADAGLNRYILQNEGRLFEVSYPPSIGGILGKWSMLVLVGHHHREMRSIALDFLSSVRLRAVLLPEVERHTLLVLRDWLLSTSPAVFSAQHEAKKFTYNLMAKNLMSMDPGEEETEGLRLEYITFMKGVVSAALKFPGTAYWKALKSRATILGVIERKMEERLEQMNKEDSSTEADDLLGWALKHSNLSKEQILDLLLSLLFAGHETSSVALALAIFFLEGCPKAVKELRGEHLEIARRQKLRGECKLSWEDYKEMVFTQCVINETLRLGNVVRFLHRKVIRDVHYNGYDIPSGWKILPVLAAVHLDSSLYEDPNSFNPWRWKGNTSAMTHNSNFMPYGGGTRLCAGSELAKLEVAIFLHHLVLNFRWELAEPDQAFVYPFVDFPKGLPIRVHRIAQEGEE